In Tenebrio molitor chromosome 8, icTenMoli1.1, whole genome shotgun sequence, a genomic segment contains:
- the Tbcd gene encoding tubulin-specific chaperone D — MSAPHVKHVENETEEEPFGLGCALELFAEVNEVFQMIDNLQKIYADESHSEKAYERFNLIIGQYKEQPHLLDPHIDELLTKFVNIIRDKENSMELKHSVFRYMFVVVNVRGYKVIVHYLPHEVADFEYVLRLLEAQNPNDTETWTTRYILLLWLSIIVMIPFHLCRFDGFSETESGNKTVMSRVLDIIKCYAIVSDKCRDAAAYLSSRFITRNDVKEQYLSQYFDWAIEQSTSLETNVFVKQGTLTSVAMILKHGKREDLLPHAERLLQWIIDDDIKTNSGSNVQKLVYKIVQRIGLTFLPPRVATWRYSRGSRSLAANLSGGDGTSSQQPEVTENLEDDNIEVPDEVEEVIDQLIQGLRSGDGIVRWSAAKGVGRVTGRLPQDLADQVVGSVLELFNPREGDGAWHGGCLALAELGRRGLLLPKRLPEVVPLVVKALVYDEPRGYSSVGSHIRDAACYVCWSFARAYEKEVLEPFVQNLASTLLVVTCFDREINCRRAASAAFQENVGRQGTFPHGIDILTVADFFAVSVRNNAYMNIGPFVAQFNEYVVPLIEHLLNRKVDHWDCVIRELTAKTLHNLTLKAPSYMVSTVLPALFEKTTSIDLNSRHGAVLAIGEIVHALSITLKDQDLEGVLGPNLSPKISTLLPQFRQKFYFRGLGGELMRSACCDFIEKCTLARLKLHLEVTDDWLLLLNECISYNVPSIQSVAISALPVLLTQYYSSTEMIPKQTELVQQYIHELKSTSQQEIRMGHALALGALPKFILEAHLDAVVAALIEASQITAATTKWAESRRDAIKALTALSGTMAEDMGESFSSETIVRIFGVFLEGLKDYTQDKRGDVGAWVREAAMTGLQALTNKAVARNPSILETTLVTKIVAGVAQQAVERIDRTRAIAGRIFYSFLYNDCSIPNMENYQEMLKIFVKEECDDLNWNSAADTFPKFVELLQFPPYTYNVMLGMICSVGGLTETLVKNSSSSLFGYISRERKSKGVTEINRLCEVVYSIFKDHQSNDRITLPMCRFLDKLFGSGCIQHLTEDASSDFCKRLLKLTLAEIAGCRDVHKLISGANLLAQFVQVKNESCQSALVQLSILLCHRQIYIRKSTASILYESLLVYGDSACFNTENLDEVMEILSSTNWEEPLDVVKPVRNKLCSLMGIRVPVPKAVKA, encoded by the exons ATGTCAGCTCCACACGTAAAACACGTTGAAAATGAAACCGAGGAAGAACCCTTCGGGCTGGGATGTGCGTTGGAACTGTTCGCTGAAGTGAACGAAGTTTTCCAAATGATAGACAACCTTCAAAAGATTTATGCAGATGAATCGCACAGTGAGAAGGCGTACGAACGATTCAACTTGATCATAGGACAATACAAAGAACAGCCCCATCTGCTCGACCCCCACATCGACGAACTCTTAACCAAATTTGTCAATATCATTCGTGACAAAGAAAACAGCATGGAACTGAAGCACAGCGTATTTAGATACATGTTTGTAGTCGTAAACGTCAGGGGGTACAAAGTGATAGTGCACTACCTGCCACATGAG GTGGCTGATTTTGAATATGTTCTAAGACTGTTAGAGGCTCAGAATCCCAACGATACTGAGACGTGGACTACAAggtacattttattattgtggCTGTCGATTATTGTGATGATCCCATTCCATTTGTGCCGTTTTGACGGCTTCAGTGAAACCGAATCTGGTAACAAGACTGTCATGAGTCGTGTGTTAGATATTATCAAGTGTTATGCTATTGTCTCTGACAAGTGTAGAGACGCAGCCGCGTACTTGTCCTCACGTTTCATCACTAG AAATGATGTTAAGGAACAATACCTATCTCAGTATTTTGATTGGGCTATAGAACAGAGTACATCTCTTGAAACAaatgtttttgtaaaacaagGCACTCTGACCTCGGTCGCGATGATCTTGAAACATGGGAAACGCGAAGATTTGCTTCCCCACGCAGAGAGATTGTTGCAATGGATTATCGACGATGACATCAAAACTAATTCAGGCTCTAACGTACAGAAACTGGTCTACAAAATTGTGCAAAGAATCG gTTTGACGTTTCTACCGCCCAGGGTGGCAACATGGCGGTATAGCAGGGGAAGTCGATCCCTAGCCGCGAATCTGAGCGGGGGTGACGGTACATCATCgcaacaaccagaagttacaGAAAACTTGGAAGACGATAATATCGAAGTACCGGACGAGGTGGAGGAAGTGATTGACCAGTTGATACAAGGCTTGCGCAGCGGAGACGGGATTGTCAG ATGGTCAGCCGCTAAAGGAGTGGGTCGAGTGACTGGTCGTCTTCCTCAAGACCTAGCAGACCAGGTCGTCGGTTCGGTTTTGGAATTATTCAATCCGCGTGAAGGTGACGGCGCTTGGCACGGCGGATGTTTGGCCTTGGCAGAGCTCG GCAGAAGAGGTTTACTCCTACCTAAAAGACTCCCAGAGGTGGTGCCGCTGGTGGTAAAGGCTCTGGTCTATGACGAACCTCGCGGCTATTCGTCTGTCGGCTCCCACATCAGAGACGCGGCGTGTTACGTATGCTGGTCGTTCGCTAGAGCCTACGAAAAAGAAGTGTTGGAACCGTTTGTGCAAAATCTGGCGTCGACTCTACTAGTTGTGACTTGCTTCGACAGAGAAATCAACTGCAGGAGAGCGGCTTCGGCAGCGTTCCAAGAGAACGTGGGCAGACAAGGGACGTTTCCTCACGGCATCGACATTCTAACAGTCGCCGATTTCTTCGCCGTGAGCGTCAGGAACAACGCTTACATGAACATCGGTCCTTTCGTCGCTCAGTTCAACGAGTACGTGGTACCACTAATCGAACACTTGTTGAATCGCAAAGTGGACCATTGGGACTGCGTCATCAGGGAACTGACAGCCAAAACTTTGCACAATCTGACTTTAAAG GCCCCGAGTTACATGGTGTCGACAGTACTACCTGCACTGTTCGAGAAGACCACGAGCATCGACTTGAACAGCAGACACGGAGCCGTTTTAGCCATCGGCGAGATCGTACACGCTTTGTCTATTACGCTGAAAGACCAGGATCTCGAAGGGGTACTAGGTCCGAATCTCTCGCCCAAAATCAGTACCCTCCTACCGCAATTTcgccaaaaattttacttccgAGGTCTGGGAGGTGAGCTAATGAGGAGCGCTTGCTGCGACTTCATAGAAAAGTGCACTCTCGCTCGTCTAAAACTCCACCTTGAAGTGACAG ATGACTGGCTCCTTCTACTCAACGAGTGTATTTCGTACAACGTTCCAAGCATCCAATCGGTCGCGATCAGCGCTCTGCCCGTTCTACTGACGCAGTACTATTCGTCAACGGAAATGATACCGAAGCAGACAGAACTCGTGCAGCAATACATCCACGAATTGAAATCCACTTCGCAACAGGAAATCAGGATGGGGCACGCTCTGGCGTTGGGGGCGTTGCCAAAATTTATCTTGGAGGCTCACTTAGATGCGGTTGTCGCGGCTCTGATCGAGGCGAGTCAAATTACCGCCGCCACCACGAAGTGGGCGGAGAGCAGGAGAGATGCCATCAAAGCTTTGACTGCGCTGTCTGGTACCATGGCTGAAGATATGGGCGAGA GCTTCTCCAGCGAGACCATTGTGCGGATTTTCGGTGTCTTCCTGGAGGGTCTGAAAGACTACACTCAAGACAAGCGCGGCGATGTCGGTGCTTGGGTCCGCGAAGCGGCCATGACGGGACTCCAAGCCCTAACAAACAAAGCAGTCGCGAGAAATCCCTCGATCTTGGAGACGACTCTAGTGACCAAGATCGTGGCGGGGGTGGCGCAACAAGCGGTTGAAAGAATAGACCGCACGAGGGCGATAGCGGGCCGCATCTTTTACAGTTTCCTTTACAA CGACTGTTCTATTCCAAACATGGAGAACTACCAAGagatgttaaaaattttcgtaaaagaAGAGTGCGACGATCTAAATTGGAACTCTGCGGCAGACACTTTCCCAAAATTCGTGGAACTCCTGCAGTTCCCCCCCTACACATACAACGTTATGTTGGGGATGATCTGCAGCGTGGGCGGCTTGACCGAGACGCTGGTGAAGAATTCGAGCTCGTCCCTGTTCGGGTACATATCGAGAGAACGGAAGAGCAAAGGGGTGACGGAAATCAACAGGTTGTGCGAAGTGGTCTACTCGATTTTCAAAGATCACCAAAGCAACGACAGGATCACGTTGCCGATGTGCCGATTTTTGGATAAACTGTTCGGTTCGGGTTGCATCCAACACTTGACTGAGGACGCAAGTTCAGATTTTTGCAAGCGACTGTTGAAGTTGACACTGGCGGAGATCGCGGGTTGCAGAGATGTCCACAAACTGATCAGTGGAGCTAACCTCTTGGCTCAGTTTGTACAAGTCAAGAACGAGTCGTGCCAGTCGGCTCTAGTACAGTTGAGCATTTTACTATGCCATCGCCagatttacattaggaaatcGACGGCGTCCATCTTGTACGAATCTCTTCTGGTCTACGGCGACAGCGCTTGCTTTAACACGGAGAATCTCGATGAAGTTATGGAGATTTTGAGCAGCACGAATTGGGAGGAGCCTCTTGATGTAGTGAAGCCCGTTCGGAATAAGCTGTGTAGCTTGATGGGAATCAGAGTGCCTGTTCCGAAAGCTGTCAAAGCGTGA